In Nitratireductor mangrovi, the genomic window CTCATGCGCCTGCAGGATGCGGTCGCCGAGACCGAAGGCGTCGAGGGCCTCCGGATCCACCGCTCGCACTGGGTGGCCAGCGACGCCGTTGCCGAAGCCGTGCGCCGTGACGGCCGGCTCTTCCTGCGGCTTGACGACGGCACCGAGCTGCCGGTCAGCCGGTCCTATGTGTCCGATGTGCGCGAGGCCGGGCTGGCCTGATTGGCGGCGAGCGTGCTGTCAGCGGCCGGCGTATCCTGCTGTTCGCCTTTTTCCCCCGTCTCCGCCTTCTCGGCCTCAGGCTTCGCTTGTGCCGGATCGCGCTCCCAGCGCACGCGCTTGTAGTCGAAGCCGTAGACCAGCGTCGGCTTGACGATCTCGAAGAAGGGCGAGAGGTCGAAATCGCGCGGCGTGAACAGCGAATGGTGGCGGATCGACATGATCTCGCGCCGCGAATAGCGCGACTGCGCGGTCATCTGGCCCGGCGCCCGCGTGATACGCGGCAGGATCGGATAACGCACGCCCTGATAGGCCTGCGCGATCAGCGACGAGCAGATCGCCCGCGTCGGTTCACCCGACCCGAAGGCGATCATGCGCCGGCGCCAGCGCACCGGCACCGGCGGTGTCGGGAAAAAGTACCGCAGCAGGTCGAAGATGTTCTTCATGTCATACTTCAGCCCGATGCGTTCGACCATGAACGCCACCACCGCGTCGCGGTCCTCCGGCGTCAGTCCGCTCGGCCGGCAGATTCGCGTGTTGTAGGTGCGGTATTTCGACAGCGGCACCGCCACGCAGCCTTCGCCGAGATTGACCTCGATCAGCCGCGGCCTTTCGCTGCCGTCGTCCGGTTCCGGCAGGGCGTCGGCGACATAAAGCGCGGCGTGGCTCCAGGTCGACTGCGTCAGATATTTGATCACCGCCGAGATGCGCTGGTTGCCTTCCACCAGCAGGATGTCGCCGGCGCGCAGCGTCCGACGCAATGTCTCCGGGTCCGACGGCGTATAAGGCTGGTAGCCGGACGACTCCGTCCTCAGCCTGTCGGCCAGGAAGCGGCCGAACCGGTCGAGCAGCGTGTCGGCTTCTGCACTCATTCGAACCTCCGGCGCGGACTATGGA contains:
- a CDS encoding lipo-like protein, with the translated sequence MSAEADTLLDRFGRFLADRLRTESSGYQPYTPSDPETLRRTLRAGDILLVEGNQRISAVIKYLTQSTWSHAALYVADALPEPDDGSERPRLIEVNLGEGCVAVPLSKYRTYNTRICRPSGLTPEDRDAVVAFMVERIGLKYDMKNIFDLLRYFFPTPPVPVRWRRRMIAFGSGEPTRAICSSLIAQAYQGVRYPILPRITRAPGQMTAQSRYSRREIMSIRHHSLFTPRDFDLSPFFEIVKPTLVYGFDYKRVRWERDPAQAKPEAEKAETGEKGEQQDTPAADSTLAANQASPASRTSDT